A window of Pedobacter lusitanus contains these coding sequences:
- a CDS encoding TonB-dependent receptor yields the protein MKTLLIAVIAVFLLPVLASAQFTISGSVSEQTKHTGLPGASISLKNTNNGINSNSRGEYQLKNIKAGKYVLTVSFVGYETQHQTIEVNGDQRIDFELKPSAYLADEVIVMATRATEKSGTTYKNVSKADIAVNNFGQDLPFIINNTPGVVVTSDAGAGVGYTGIRIRGSDAARINVTVNGVPLNDSESQGAFWVNMPDFASSVESIQIQRGVGTSSNGAAAFGGSLNIQTSAPALDPYAEVNSTYGSFNTLKNTVKIGTGLIDNKFSFDGRLSRIQSDGFVDRGASLLKSYFLSGAYHGKTDLLRINVFSGSEKTYQSWNGVPESRLRGDLQGMKDYIVRNELTGADADNLLNSDSRKYNSFLYKDQNDNYWQDHYQVLYAKQFNDKLSFNGALHYTYGRGYYEEFKAGQLFADYGLKNPVINGAPVLSTDLVRRRWLNNNFYGATYSFNYKASSSLNFTVGGAYNQYRGKHYGQISWSQVSSNLNNSDHYYDGDGNKNDFNVYTKVSYSPAEKLNLFADLQYRALKYDITGKDNDLLPLNVHDKLNFFNPKIGASYFIDPKSNIYASLSVANKEGNRDDYVNANVGTVPHPERLYNVEAGYRIKDSRYSAGINVYGMFYKDQLVVTGKVSDVGASIRQNVPNSSRLGIEFDGSYTLSRYFLVNANAAISRNKIKDFSEFIHNYDTKKEDMYTYTNTNISFSPDAVLFGELVYKPFTGFAIALQSKYVSKQYMDNTQNEGRKLNGYWVNNLRLGYDFSFKGVKNMNIGLLANNILNKKYESNGYTYGSYSGGNRVTENFYFPQAGTNLLLSLNVRF from the coding sequence TTGAAAACATTACTGATCGCAGTTATAGCTGTGTTCCTTTTACCTGTATTGGCCAGCGCGCAATTTACAATTTCGGGGTCCGTTTCAGAGCAAACAAAGCATACCGGTTTACCCGGAGCAAGTATCAGCCTAAAAAACACAAACAACGGTATAAACAGCAACTCTCGCGGAGAATATCAGCTCAAAAACATCAAAGCAGGTAAATATGTCCTGACAGTAAGTTTTGTGGGTTATGAAACTCAGCATCAAACTATTGAGGTTAACGGAGATCAGCGAATTGATTTTGAACTGAAACCTTCGGCATACCTGGCTGATGAAGTTATTGTAATGGCCACCAGAGCAACAGAAAAATCCGGTACCACTTATAAAAATGTAAGCAAAGCTGACATTGCTGTCAATAATTTTGGTCAGGATTTACCTTTTATAATCAATAATACACCAGGAGTCGTTGTGACTTCGGACGCTGGTGCAGGAGTTGGTTATACAGGTATCAGAATCAGGGGAAGTGACGCTGCCAGAATAAATGTCACAGTGAATGGTGTCCCATTAAATGACTCTGAAAGTCAGGGTGCTTTCTGGGTAAATATGCCTGATTTTGCTTCTTCGGTTGAAAGTATTCAGATTCAGCGTGGCGTGGGTACCTCTTCCAATGGTGCTGCCGCCTTTGGCGGGAGCTTAAACATCCAGACTTCTGCACCTGCCTTGGATCCTTATGCTGAAGTGAACAGTACTTACGGCTCTTTCAATACTTTAAAAAACACGGTAAAAATCGGAACAGGATTAATTGATAACAAGTTTAGTTTTGACGGCCGTCTATCCCGTATACAATCTGATGGATTTGTAGACCGTGGTGCATCGCTATTGAAATCTTATTTCTTATCTGGTGCTTACCATGGAAAAACTGATCTGTTACGTATCAATGTCTTTTCAGGTTCAGAAAAGACCTATCAGTCATGGAATGGTGTGCCTGAATCAAGACTAAGGGGAGACTTACAGGGAATGAAAGATTATATTGTTCGAAATGAACTGACAGGTGCCGATGCAGATAACCTGTTAAATTCTGACAGCCGGAAATACAACTCATTCCTGTATAAAGATCAGAATGATAATTACTGGCAGGATCACTATCAGGTATTATACGCCAAACAGTTTAATGATAAGCTCTCTTTTAATGGTGCGCTCCACTATACCTACGGAAGAGGTTATTATGAAGAATTTAAGGCCGGTCAGCTTTTCGCTGACTATGGTCTGAAAAACCCTGTAATTAACGGAGCTCCTGTTTTATCAACTGACCTGGTACGCAGACGCTGGTTAAACAACAATTTTTACGGCGCAACCTATAGTTTTAACTATAAGGCCAGTTCCAGTTTAAACTTCACGGTAGGAGGTGCATACAATCAATACCGTGGTAAACATTATGGTCAGATCAGCTGGTCACAGGTGTCTTCAAATCTGAATAACTCAGATCACTATTATGATGGCGATGGAAATAAAAATGATTTTAATGTCTATACCAAAGTATCCTACAGCCCGGCTGAGAAACTTAACTTATTCGCAGACCTGCAATACAGAGCACTGAAATATGATATTACAGGGAAAGATAATGACCTGCTGCCTTTAAATGTTCATGATAAACTCAACTTCTTTAATCCTAAAATTGGTGCATCGTACTTTATAGATCCGAAAAGTAATATTTATGCCTCCCTGAGTGTGGCTAATAAAGAGGGCAACCGGGATGATTATGTAAATGCCAATGTGGGGACTGTTCCTCATCCTGAACGTTTGTACAACGTGGAAGCAGGGTATCGTATCAAAGATAGCCGTTACAGTGCTGGTATCAATGTTTATGGTATGTTCTATAAAGATCAGCTTGTGGTTACCGGTAAAGTAAGTGATGTCGGTGCATCAATCAGACAAAATGTACCGAACAGCTCCAGACTGGGAATTGAATTTGACGGATCTTATACGCTTAGCAGATACTTTTTAGTTAATGCCAATGCCGCAATCAGCAGAAATAAGATTAAGGATTTTTCGGAGTTCATTCATAATTATGACACGAAAAAGGAGGATATGTATACTTACACCAATACCAATATTTCCTTTTCACCTGATGCGGTATTGTTTGGAGAGCTGGTTTATAAACCATTTACCGGTTTTGCGATTGCTTTACAAAGTAAGTATGTGAGCAAACAGTATATGGATAACACACAAAATGAAGGCAGGAAACTTAACGGTTACTGGGTTAACAATCTTCGTTTAGGCTATGATTTTAGCTTCAAAGGTGTTAAGAATATGAATATTGGTTTGCTGGCTAATAATATTTTAAACAAAAAATATGAGTCAAATGGCTATACCTATGGTTCTTATAGCGGTGGTAACAGGGTAACAGAAAACTTCTACTTCCCACAGGCCGGAACTAACTTACTTTTGTCCTTAAATGTTAGATTCTAA
- a CDS encoding AAA family ATPase yields MIKKIAIVGPESTGKSTITKLLAKHYDTLWVSEFARYYCAALTAPCTMQDEINMFHGQVALEESVLAMTEKDFIFCDTTILTVKIWSDEMLGETPQMVLDALNERTYDLYLLLDIDLPWQEDPLRDFPHMREHFMSVWHKELKNLNANYVVVGGIEDRLQNAITVIDQFLEIKTA; encoded by the coding sequence ATGATTAAGAAAATAGCTATTGTAGGCCCTGAAAGTACGGGAAAATCAACCATTACAAAATTATTAGCCAAACATTATGATACGCTTTGGGTATCAGAGTTTGCGCGCTATTATTGTGCAGCATTGACAGCCCCCTGTACTATGCAGGATGAGATTAACATGTTTCACGGGCAGGTAGCACTGGAAGAGTCTGTACTGGCCATGACAGAAAAGGATTTTATTTTTTGCGACACGACGATTCTGACTGTAAAAATATGGAGCGATGAGATGCTCGGTGAAACACCGCAAATGGTTTTAGATGCGTTGAATGAAAGAACCTATGACCTTTATCTGCTGCTTGATATAGACTTGCCATGGCAGGAAGATCCTTTACGCGATTTTCCTCATATGCGTGAGCATTTCATGTCTGTCTGGCATAAAGAATTAAAAAACCTGAACGCTAATTATGTTGTTGTCGGAGGTATTGAAGACCGTCTGCAAAATGCAATTACAGTAATAGATCAGTTCTTAGAAATAAAAACGGCTTAA
- the pnuC gene encoding nicotinamide riboside transporter PnuC, which yields MVAIVDVVRESITHFFRVTSWLEWCGVITGTLCVWLAAKNNILNWPLAIISVLIYIFIFFESKLYSDMGLQVYFLVTNAYGWYFWSKNRNNSESSRPVSTITNKEMALSAIAIILLTILPGTLLHYFTKASYPFLDSFCTACSLVAQIFLARKILQNWLIWIFVDIIYVGVYISKDLYATAIMYTLYVYIAWVGYQGWKKTRLEQQSQGIHD from the coding sequence ATGGTAGCTATTGTTGATGTAGTCAGGGAGAGTATCACCCATTTTTTCAGGGTAACCAGCTGGCTGGAATGGTGCGGTGTGATTACAGGGACTCTTTGTGTCTGGCTCGCGGCAAAAAACAATATTCTAAACTGGCCACTTGCCATTATAAGTGTACTGATCTATATTTTCATCTTTTTTGAAAGTAAGTTATATTCTGATATGGGTTTGCAGGTATATTTCCTGGTCACCAACGCCTATGGCTGGTATTTCTGGAGCAAAAACAGGAATAACTCTGAGTCATCCAGACCCGTAAGTACAATTACCAATAAAGAAATGGCCCTTTCGGCTATAGCAATTATTCTCCTCACCATTCTTCCTGGAACTTTACTCCATTATTTTACCAAAGCATCCTATCCATTCCTGGATAGTTTTTGTACTGCATGCAGTCTTGTTGCCCAAATCTTCCTGGCCAGAAAAATATTACAGAACTGGCTGATCTGGATTTTTGTAGACATTATTTATGTGGGTGTTTATATCTCCAAAGATCTGTATGCAACGGCAATCATGTATACCTTGTATGTTTATATTGCATGGGTAGGTTATCAGGGATGGAAAAAAACAAGGTTAGAACAGCAATCACAAGGAATTCATGATTAA
- a CDS encoding thiamine phosphate synthase yields the protein MKKFIEKLQFITHDIDTLTHIEQAQIACEAGAKWIQYRCLTKDDEALLKDIHAIAEICDDWGATLIVTNHIHLNRKADIQGFHIEDMDADFKALREQLGEDITIGGSSNTVEGLIRIAAEGADYAGCGPFSHTDTKPNNSPWLGLDGYTEIVAVLKEKGIELPVLAVGGVKLTDVEALTGTGIFGIAVSSAINQAENMKHAYQDFYDLVK from the coding sequence ATGAAAAAATTCATCGAAAAACTTCAGTTTATCACCCATGATATTGATACCCTGACTCACATAGAACAGGCGCAGATTGCTTGTGAAGCGGGAGCAAAATGGATTCAATACCGTTGTCTGACTAAAGATGACGAAGCTCTTCTGAAAGATATTCATGCCATCGCAGAGATCTGTGATGACTGGGGAGCTACACTGATTGTAACCAATCATATTCATTTAAACAGAAAGGCAGATATCCAGGGTTTCCACATTGAAGACATGGATGCTGATTTTAAAGCTTTACGTGAACAACTGGGCGAAGATATTACTATTGGCGGGTCTTCAAATACTGTTGAAGGGTTAATCAGAATTGCTGCTGAAGGTGCGGATTATGCAGGCTGCGGACCTTTCAGCCATACGGATACCAAACCCAATAATTCTCCATGGTTAGGACTGGATGGGTATACAGAGATTGTTGCAGTCTTAAAAGAAAAGGGAATTGAGCTTCCGGTGCTGGCCGTAGGCGGCGTTAAGTTAACTGATGTTGAAGCCCTGACAGGAACCGGTATCTTCGGAATTGCAGTTTCTTCTGCAATTAATCAGGCTGAAAACATGAAACATGCTTATCAGGATTTCTATGATCTTGTAAAATAA
- a CDS encoding MFS transporter — protein MDSPRIVDKQDPYAALRYREFRSFLGMRFFFTFAYQMQAVIIGFHIYHLTKDPLALGLVGLCEALPSIGIALYGGYVADKSEKRGLLLKIFLGVFICSLIMLVATSHQMHPYVLESYIIPIMYTMVFGIGIARGFFSPATSSLMAMTVPRELYPNSSTWNSSSYMTASILGPAVGGLIYGFYGITVTYSVIILFIFVALVCVFFLKSHPPKYIPKESIMKSLTEGVQFVFKSKMMLGAMSLDLFSVFFGGAVALLPVFANDILKVGSEGLGFMRAAASAGAVLTMLVMTRISPMNRPWRNLLVAVVGFGTSIICYGLSKNFYLTLLFLFMEGAFDSVSVLIRSTIMQLLTPDRMRGRVSAVNSMFIGSSNEIGAFESGLTAKLMRTVPAVVFGGCMTIIVAGITYTKTKSLLGLTLQDIHEETV, from the coding sequence TTGGACAGTCCCAGAATTGTAGATAAACAAGATCCTTATGCCGCCCTGCGTTACAGGGAATTCAGATCTTTCCTTGGTATGCGTTTCTTTTTCACGTTTGCCTACCAGATGCAAGCCGTCATTATCGGCTTTCACATTTATCATTTAACAAAAGATCCGCTTGCACTGGGCCTGGTTGGGCTCTGTGAAGCACTCCCTTCTATAGGTATTGCACTCTATGGTGGTTATGTTGCCGATAAGTCAGAAAAAAGGGGACTGCTGCTTAAAATATTTCTGGGAGTCTTTATCTGCTCTTTGATTATGCTGGTCGCAACCTCCCATCAGATGCATCCTTATGTCCTGGAAAGTTATATCATTCCTATTATGTATACGATGGTATTTGGGATAGGGATTGCCAGGGGATTTTTCAGCCCTGCAACTTCTTCTCTGATGGCGATGACAGTTCCAAGAGAGCTTTATCCCAATTCCAGTACCTGGAACAGTTCTTCTTATATGACAGCCTCTATTCTGGGACCGGCAGTTGGCGGATTAATCTATGGTTTTTATGGAATCACCGTTACCTATTCGGTAATTATCCTGTTCATCTTCGTCGCACTGGTCTGTGTGTTTTTCCTGAAATCACATCCTCCAAAATACATTCCCAAAGAAAGTATCATGAAAAGTCTGACTGAGGGTGTGCAGTTTGTATTCAAAAGTAAAATGATGCTGGGTGCAATGAGCCTGGACTTATTTTCTGTATTTTTTGGCGGTGCGGTTGCTTTATTACCAGTTTTCGCGAACGATATTTTAAAAGTAGGTTCTGAAGGACTGGGCTTTATGCGTGCGGCTGCATCTGCGGGAGCTGTTCTGACGATGCTGGTGATGACCAGAATTTCCCCGATGAACAGACCATGGAGAAACCTGCTGGTAGCAGTAGTAGGTTTTGGCACAAGCATTATCTGTTACGGCCTTTCTAAGAACTTCTATTTAACATTGCTGTTCCTGTTCATGGAAGGTGCATTTGATAGCGTCAGCGTCCTTATCCGATCTACAATCATGCAATTACTGACACCCGACAGGATGCGTGGCCGGGTATCGGCTGTAAACAGTATGTTTATAGGTTCTTCCAATGAAATCGGCGCATTTGAATCCGGGCTTACCGCAAAACTCATGAGAACAGTTCCGGCAGTAGTATTTGGCGGATGTATGACTATTATCGTAGCGGGTATCACTTATACTAAAACCAAAAGCCTGCTTGGTCTTACTTTACAGGATATCCACGAAGAAACAGTTTAA
- a CDS encoding TonB-dependent receptor, protein MYKTKLPILTAVLLFSSLIALAQQSAVIKGKVTISSGKAASQISITLKGKGIATMTDEKGEFVIKHVKAGTHTIKASAIGIRSTEKNISVNAGETQTIDFVLAENDEALQEVKIAAIKNKYKVSLPSATLRLNEPLLEAPQNIQIVSEQVLKDQQITSMSDGVIRNVSGAIRTQHWADMYANIKMRGSQIQAFRNGFNVVNSFWGPLTEDMSFVDHIEFVKGPAGFMLGSGDPSGLYNVVTKKPTGINKGEVSFTTGSYGLYRTTVDFDRKLTEDGKLLFRLNASGQNKKSHRDFEYNDRYSIAPVLSYQTGNTKFTAEYTLQRAKTSQVGSSYVFGVNGYGSLPVNLSQSDPLIPPTIINDQSITLNVQHRFDEHWKLTAQGAYYNYNMSGNSGWPSKINADGTIIRNIGIWDATSSMKLAQVFLNGNFNTGAVQHRILAGFDAGDKKYAADWNSSVNLDSDASPFNSEHPVYGTNPAAYTAFDIRRLTPLKERAIDAGGLIGSKYHSFYLQEELGFFNNKLRLTLAGRFTNIKEYSWGKSAEDPNKANQFSPRFGLSYSIDNNTSLYAVYDKAFIPQSGILRDGGKIKPVTGVNTEFGLKRDWLDGKVNTTLSFYRIVKQNELTGDPTDPKKIYSVVLGEKRVQGIEFDLRGEIVRGLQLIANYAYTDGKVTKANPDVESIKVGDVVPGFAKHTANSWLTYTVQNGLLQGAGISTGFSWQIDRVPGSWSRSDDKPLPNYFRLDGGLFWSKGNIKITGNVFNILNKYLYDGEIYNFGTVTAYAWQTEPLRNYRVGIAYKF, encoded by the coding sequence ATGTATAAAACCAAATTACCTATACTAACAGCAGTGCTGTTGTTTAGTAGTTTAATCGCTTTAGCGCAACAAAGCGCAGTGATAAAAGGCAAAGTTACCATATCCAGCGGAAAGGCCGCTTCCCAAATCTCGATTACACTGAAAGGCAAAGGCATCGCCACTATGACTGATGAAAAGGGGGAGTTTGTGATTAAACATGTCAAAGCAGGAACCCATACAATCAAAGCCTCGGCAATAGGCATTCGTTCTACTGAAAAAAACATCTCAGTGAATGCCGGAGAAACACAAACCATAGATTTTGTGTTAGCTGAAAATGATGAAGCTTTACAGGAAGTCAAAATTGCAGCGATTAAAAATAAATATAAAGTAAGTCTGCCATCTGCCACTTTAAGGTTAAATGAACCTTTGCTGGAGGCACCGCAAAATATTCAGATTGTTAGCGAACAAGTCCTCAAAGACCAGCAGATCACCAGTATGAGTGATGGAGTAATCAGAAATGTCAGCGGAGCCATACGTACCCAGCACTGGGCTGATATGTATGCCAATATCAAAATGCGGGGTTCACAGATTCAGGCTTTTAGAAATGGCTTTAATGTGGTTAATTCCTTTTGGGGACCCCTTACCGAAGACATGAGTTTTGTTGATCATATTGAATTTGTTAAAGGTCCGGCAGGTTTTATGCTGGGCAGCGGAGATCCGAGCGGGTTATATAATGTAGTTACTAAAAAGCCTACGGGAATCAATAAAGGGGAAGTTTCATTTACTACCGGAAGTTACGGATTGTACCGTACTACTGTGGATTTTGATAGAAAACTGACTGAAGATGGTAAGTTATTGTTCAGACTCAATGCATCCGGGCAAAATAAAAAATCACACAGAGACTTTGAATACAATGACAGGTACAGTATCGCTCCGGTGCTGTCTTATCAGACCGGGAATACTAAGTTTACTGCCGAGTATACTTTGCAGCGGGCTAAAACCAGTCAGGTAGGCTCCTCTTATGTGTTTGGAGTAAATGGTTATGGTAGTTTACCGGTTAATTTGTCACAATCTGATCCCTTGATTCCACCTACAATCATCAATGACCAAAGCATTACATTGAATGTGCAGCACAGGTTTGATGAGCACTGGAAGCTAACCGCCCAGGGAGCATATTATAATTACAATATGTCGGGTAACAGCGGCTGGCCATCTAAAATAAATGCCGACGGAACAATCATTCGTAACATTGGAATATGGGATGCAACCAGCAGTATGAAACTGGCTCAGGTATTTTTAAACGGAAACTTTAATACAGGCGCTGTACAGCACAGGATTCTGGCTGGTTTTGATGCCGGAGATAAAAAATACGCAGCTGACTGGAACAGTAGTGTTAACCTGGATTCCGATGCCAGTCCATTTAACAGCGAACATCCTGTATATGGGACTAATCCGGCAGCATATACGGCTTTTGATATCAGACGCTTAACTCCTTTAAAAGAGCGGGCTATAGATGCCGGAGGTTTAATCGGCTCTAAGTATCACTCTTTTTATTTGCAGGAAGAACTGGGCTTTTTTAATAACAAATTAAGATTAACCCTGGCCGGCAGGTTTACCAATATCAAAGAATACAGCTGGGGTAAAAGTGCCGAAGATCCCAATAAGGCAAACCAGTTTTCACCAAGGTTTGGTCTGAGCTACTCTATCGACAACAATACCTCTTTATATGCCGTTTATGACAAGGCTTTTATCCCTCAGAGCGGAATACTCAGAGACGGAGGCAAGATTAAACCGGTTACCGGAGTCAATACGGAATTTGGTCTCAAAAGGGACTGGCTTGACGGTAAGGTCAACACAACTTTATCTTTTTACCGTATCGTCAAACAAAACGAACTGACCGGAGACCCAACTGATCCCAAAAAGATATACAGTGTTGTTCTGGGTGAAAAAAGAGTACAGGGTATTGAGTTTGATCTGAGAGGAGAAATAGTCAGAGGACTACAGCTGATAGCCAATTATGCTTATACTGATGGTAAAGTAACCAAAGCAAATCCTGATGTGGAAAGTATTAAAGTAGGAGATGTTGTGCCCGGGTTTGCCAAACATACTGCAAATAGCTGGTTAACTTACACTGTACAAAACGGACTATTGCAAGGTGCCGGAATTTCTACAGGCTTCTCCTGGCAGATTGACCGCGTACCGGGTAGCTGGAGCAGATCTGATGATAAACCTTTACCAAACTATTTCCGTTTGGACGGCGGACTGTTCTGGAGTAAAGGCAATATCAAAATTACAGGTAACGTGTTTAATATCTTAAATAAATACCTGTATGATGGTGAAATCTATAATTTTGGTACTGTTACCGCTTATGCATGGCAGACAGAGCCATTGAGAAATTACAGAGTCGGCATTGCTTACAAATTTTAA